In Schizosaccharomyces osmophilus chromosome 1, complete sequence, the genomic window GTGCAACGACttattcaaaagctttgaCAGGCTAGACCTTACTAAATCCTCATTTTCATATACATCATCAAAGTTATCAAGAGCGTCAACATTGTCATTTAAATTGTCAGTACCATTTGAAATATGATTAAAAGTGAATAAAGCGTCAGCATGCATAATGGTCCTGTTGATGCTGTTTTGAAAATCGTGTACCaatgtttccaaatattTATCCTGGAATTTTCCCGTAATCTTTATTTCGTAATGTTCATGCTTATCCACTTCAACTAAAAGTGGATATTCGGTTTTATTAGTAGAGGAAATGGATGCAATAATGTTATCATCGAGGGTGACAGCGGATTGTTGTAAAATTAGCAAACTATTCAGTTGAACTGGATTCTCGTGAAACTCTTGAATATCAGCTAAAGAGACAGAAGTATGATCTAGAATTGAAGTTAGACTTGACAATGTCCTCTGGCAATTTTGCTGATGTGAATGCTGTTCCGAAAGCTCAATCCTAACAGGAAGGGTTCGCATGCATGGACCAACAATGTAAtcaatattttcaattaaattGTTCATTCTTCCGGATATAACGGTACCAATTAACATATCAAGACTTTCGGTATGCTTGGACATGACTGCCGACCATGCtgtcaaaagaaatgataaaGGTGTTATACGCAATGATTTACAATAATCATCTATGTGAAAAGCTTTAAGCTTAGTTGCCCCAgatatagaagaaaagcttgTAGTGTGATGCTTTAAGCTCATCGAATTAGAATTTTTCAGatattctttccaaaaatgcatgttttctttcaaatatttCTGTTTGGTAAGGCATAATTCATGTACGTACTCACCAAACTGTGAGTAAATAGGTAATGGTCCCTTTTTTAACAACAATTCAAGTTGTTGTCTTATGACATCCAAAGACCAACCGTCATAGAGGGCATGGTGCCATATGATGCTTAAATAACATTCGCTGGAATTGTGTATTATTACAGCATCCAATGGCCCACGACTAAAAAACTCCTCAGTGAATcgaaagttttcaaaatgctTTTGAGTTTCAGTGAATGGATGCTCGGAATATACGAGAACTGGTGAGACCTCTTGATTTATACGAAGAATAAAACCTTCCCTATCATCTAGATGAAATGAACTTCTCAACAACGAGTGAGATTTTAATACTTGATGCCAAGCCTTTTCAACGTCTTTAGCAGAGGCATTAATTTTCAGCACATCATGGTTTACGTAAACTTCTCCATTCTTTATTAAAGATTCGTAAAGCATTCCTTTTTGGAGATCAGTACACATGCTCGATTCAGCTTGTACGGCACGCTTATCCTTGGAAGAATTTATCGCAACTAACCCTTCGGCAATGCTTTCAACAATGTGTGATGAAAGCAACTTTGACAAAGATACTTTATAGCCTAACTTGGAGAAAGAGCGTGATAACTGTACTGCATCTAAGGAATCATAGCCTAACTCGAAAATCGAAGTAAACCGATTAACATTAGGATATTCGTTATGTTTGTGATGATAATGATCTCTAACAACAGTTGAGACCacttcttccttttgatTTGATAAAGAAGCGTTTTGTTCCTTGGTTGGTTGCGTAGAAAATAGGGATTTCAAGGCTTTACGGTTCGTTTTACCGCTAGGAAGATAAGGAAGACTTTCAACGGATACATAGTCTGTTGGTCTCATCCAAGCTTGCAGATTTGTCTCAGCTTGATTTTTAACGTTTTGTTCACTTCCGACAAAAAAGGCTACCAGACGCTCATCAATTTTCTCCACGGCTAAAGATTGAGCAGCGGGTGCCAATTTGGATTCAATTTCTCCTAACTCCACTCTTCTCCCCCTTATCTTCACTTGCATGTCACCACTGATCCTACCATAAATGTAAAGACGGCCGTTTATAATTCGGCCACAATCACCCGTTCTATATATGGAATAAGATCGGCCATTGCGATCAAATGCAGTAGTGAAAGCTTTTACATTTAATTCTTCTCTATTCAGATATCCTCGGGAAAGCTGAGGACCAGCGATACAAACTTCCCCAAGGAACCCATCCTCACTAATAGGGTAGCTTGATGAGTCGGGTTGCGTGTCACAAATGCAAAGCATTGCAGCAATTAAGGGAGAGCCAACCAAATATACAGAAGTAAACCTTTGAGAAGCATTAAGAGTAACATGTATGGCAGCCTCCGTCGGGCCGTATGCGTTAACAAGTCGATTATCCCAAAAATCGATTACACGTTTTGTTAAAAGCTCTCCAATGGAAAGCAACATACGGACATTCTTTAGTAAGGGAATATTTTCTTCGACGGAAATTACGTTAGCAACGGTTGGTGTTAGCTCCAGCGCGGTGATTTCAAAATCGTGGATTAAAAATTCTAAACACCCGACAAGATTTTGCCTGGTTGAGGTAACTAAAGAAAGTCCCATGTTCCAATTACCAAAGATCTCATAAACCGAAACATCAAAAGTTACATTTGCAAATTGGAGCCATTTATCGCCTCGTGATACACcaaattttggataaagaaaagagtgAGAAAAGATAGAATTGACGGCTGATCTATGGGTGATTGGAACACCTTTGGGGGTCCCAGTAGATCCGGACGTATATAGCACATATGCGGTAGAGTCTGGAGAAGAGGCAAAGCAAATGGATGGCAAGGGATCAGGTGTCTTTAGGTTGGGAAGACTCTGGTCGGAAAGCTGTAATAATTCCACATTGGTAGAGAATCTTTCTGCAAGTGCTGGATCAGCAATTGCCAAGCTTGCATCTGTATCTTTGCATATGAACTGAACTCGTTCCGGGATTGTTTCCACGTCTATGGGACAGTATGCATTTGAGCTGTACAGGACGGCCAAGATGGCGATGAAAAGACTTGGAGAATGGGGAATCATGATAGGGACAACTTTATTatgaaaaggaatggaCTTTGAGATGGTGAatgcaaaagaatgaaGCTCTTGAAACGTAAAAGACGTAGaatcagaaaaagaatcattatgggaataaacaaagttgAGAGCTTCTTGAGTCGGGTTCGAAAGGACATTGTGATAGAAGCATCCATGTAAGTAATGGTTCGAGTTACCGGTGATTTGGTTGGAGTCTTTCGAACCTAGGTGATCTACAGGATCTGGATTTAGAAGAGACAAAGGTAaactttcgttttttcctttgtgAAGGatcattttgaaaatgtaGTCTGCGATTTCTGAAGAGAATCGTTGGCAATCCCAACGCAAAGTTAGAGAAGAGGGAGAATATACAAAAGTAACATCAATGTCAAAACTAGGATTGCGGAATGACATTAAGTCAGAAAAGCCACTgagaaaggaattgaaagcGGAATTACTCCATGAAGCCGGTTGTTCACGAGAGCACTCATGATCAGAACGAAACACAGCGCAATGGATTTTGTTGGAAGCTAAATGTGAAAGGGGGAACGGTTGGAGTTCGGCATTCAATGATATATAGCTTTCATGTTGAATCGTTTCTAAACCATTGCAAGGGACGTAGTTTGGAAATACCACAAACGCGGTTTCAGATCCAATTAGCCCAGAAAAGAGCCAATGCCATAATTCAACAAAGcgagaaaaggaaaaggaagcatCGAATGGATAGCTCTTGACCTGAAAAGAAGGGGAAGTCTGAGGGCATCGAGATGGCCCTAAGTGTGAAATCTCACTAAGTTGAATCTGGTCATTTACCGTATGTACCATGAAAACTAGCTCGAGctaaaagatgaaagatccgaaatcaatcaaaagaaatcaagaaaaaagggaattccaaaaagaaaaaaccaaagctGTGCAAAGCGTTGGTAATAGACAGTGTGTTGCGAAAAGATGTGTGATGCGGGTAACTATATATGATCTGATAACCTTGTTACTTGGcacataaacaaacacgCAATTCTATCGAAAAGGTCTTTTGTAACGGGAATTGAAATGTGGACAGAAACAAATGTCCATACGGCTTGCTCGATCGAGTCGGATGAAGTAAAAGTCGAAAATTACGTATCCTTTTCTCTATAGCCTTGTTCGAGTGTTTCTCTTGCTTTCCCTCGAGATCAACCGAAAAAGCAGATCCAACAGAAATGTTTAAAGCTTTTACTAGGACTTTCCAACGAAACCAATCGTCTACTTTGAGGCCATCATCGCTCGCTGTTCCTTGAGTGCTACCTACGTTTATGATATGCTaaaatttctctttcatctgataaataatcattttatttgtttttccttttatgtttttatttcttttctttcattattGTTCttattttagtttttttttctcgaAAAAGTAATGTTTGGAAGTTTGCTGTAAAGTggtttgatgaaaaaaatttcaccCGTCACAACTGATTTGAACGTCTCCTCATGAAGACGTAACGAGCGTCCATTGCGTGAGTTCTTTAGCCGTTCTATAGAAAAACTTGACTGCCGTTTCAAGTTATTCATACgaaattcttcctttttgttcatttccCCTTTGTCTGGCTGAGCCATAAACAAACCTTCCGTATCTGATCGGGTAATTTTTATCTGATCGGATCGGTTACGTAACAAACCGTTGTCGTACATACAACGACGAGCAATGTAACTTGGTGGTAGCATACTTACCTATATATATCAGTATATTTCCATTCCActaaatcttctttttgttatatTACACGAAATAGTGTACTATAAAGGGAAGTAGTTTTGGGTGCATATCTTGTTTCATCCATCTGAACAATTTGTTAACGTGTGTGCTTGGAAACTCTTCGGCTCGGTTTGGTTTGGTTTGGATTAGATTGGCGTAACCTAACTTAACTTAACTTAACTTGACTTGGCTTGGTTAATTGTTTtaggaaaaagaacaaataaaagacttgttttctttcttttcccttGCTTTTCGgtgttttaattttttgaatcgtCGTAGAATCgttttggattttggtATCGttcgtttatttacaagaaTGACATTCGTAAAGGGAACAGAAGAAACTTTGGATTTGGCAATCATCGGATTTGGACCGGCATCGCTTTCTCTGATGGTGGCTCTCCATGACCATTCCGAAAAACCTTTGCGTAACAAAAAGGTTtgtgttttggaaaagtcgCCCTTGTTTTCTTGGCATTCAGGCATGCTGATTCCAGGATCGAATATGCAAATTTCATTTGTAAAGGATTTGGCTACACCACGTGATCCAACTTCttacttttcatttttgaattatCTGCATCAGAATGGCGATGAAAGATTTTCCAGCTTCTTAAACTTATCGACCTTGGAACCCTCTCGCTATGAATTCCATGATTACCTTTGCTGGGCAGCTGGCCATTTCAAGGACTATGTGCAGTACGGTGCAAACGTAACCAAATTAGAGTACGATCAGTCTTTAGATTTGTATCGTATCACTTATGGCGATCACCAAAAAATCGCCAAAAATGTCATTGTAGCTACGGGCGGTCAAGCAAATATTCCCAAGCCTTTTTCCTCGTTACAAAGTCCCCAAGTTATCCATTCAAGCGGCTTTATGTTTGACGACAGCCAGCGCAAGCTTCGTTCGGCTAAGCATGGGGTACTTGTCATCGGTTCTGGTCAATCCGCTGCGGAAATTTGGAATCACAGCCATAACATCATTGATTCCAAGCTTCCTCTTACCTTGGCTTTCCGCAATTTGTCTCTTATCCCCAGTGATTCCAGTCCCTTTGTCAACTCGTTATATTTTGATAGCCATAATTCTCACTGGTGGTACAATCTCCCTGAACAAACCCGTATACAGGGCTTGAGAAACGGCCATACCACAAATTACGGAGTCgtcaaagaagaattgctTGAGGACATGTATCGTGAACAATACATGCAAAAACTCAAATACGGCAAGGCCTGCCACAACTTCTTGAATGCCACCTATGTGGATTCCGTggaacaaaaacaagatcACATACTCGTTACCCTGGCCTCCAAACTGGATggtattgaaaaaaagatcaCTCAAAAATTCGATGTCATTTATTTAGCCACTGGTTACAACCATGCATCTTACGAAACCATCCTTTCTCCCATCTTTCCCCATTCCCACGATATTCGTATCGCTGAAAACTACCTCGTTGAAAACACTCCTTCCAAAAACAGCCGTCTTTTTGTTATTGGCATCTCAACGTATCAGCACGGTATTGGTGAAACCTTGCTTAGTTGGACTGCCATTCGTGCTGGTGAATTGGCTTCTCAAATATTTGGACCAAGCAAGCCTACTGCTCGCCCTTTTTCTCcttaatttttcttctttaccGATGTATTGTCAGTTAACGGACCGTTTTTTTATGACTGCactacaaaaaaaaagcgctttttttgtatcgTTAATAAAACTCATCCCACTAAGTATACATATTCTACATATATATCGAGACTTGTAGAATCATTTCCATTGtgtatctttcttttatttcattgaTTTCTAGCTATGTTCTAGCTATGAAAAGGACACTATGTTAGATATCTTCACAAGGACACCAGCAAACAAAccaatcttttgttttcagtCTTCCAACATTTTTACTTCTATCAATTCATAGACTTTTAATACCTCGTAAAAGTAGTATTCCTTTCTATCCTATTGCAATATAGGTTCAACCTCTCAGCCTAACAGTCAAAAAACAGAATTCAATAAACATAAACTAATTTCTGCTACATctaccttttttcttccctaAATCTCGTAATTCATACCAGTGTTAGATTCACTATAACCCGTATTGGGATGCAGTGTTCGTTATACGAAATTTTATGCGAGACACACTCGGATGACCAGAAGAAGGCGGGAATACCAACATGACAACAAACATGGGAGGACACAAATGTCCAACAGCTTGCGTATATTCCAAGACTTGACAAGCCCAGCAAGTCGAATTCTCTACACATCATcagcaaagaagaatttgaacTGCTTGAAAGGTTTGGGAAAAgtatattgaagaaaaaatttctttaaaagtaAGGTTAAAGAAATAtctcttttgaaattcgaTTGAATCGAAAAAAGACTTaggttttgcttttttatctttccttatatattttctgaattatttccttttgagACCAACAAAAGAACCTTTTCTATCCAAACTGTTGATCGAATAAGTGTCTTCCATTGCTGTCTTTTCAAGTGAGAggtttgttttgcttctcTGCTTATATCGTTGGACAATTTTTCAATACGAAAGCATATCCataaaaaacctttttttccttctagGTTCTCTCTCCCTCTAGTCTCTAGCAACTATGTCAGAAACACTGGTTTTACATCTCAGACTTCCTTCTGAGCGATTTCGAGACACCTTAGATTCtctgaaagaaaaagatagcTCCCGCACTTCTTCGCCGACCCAAGCATCGAAAACACAAGACAAACTTGCACAGCTGAAAAAGCCCAGGGCTCCTTATGGAATGGGTCCTAGAGCCATTAGGCGAAGAGAAAAGGCCGAAAAGGAACGTCAAGGCACAACCATTGAAGAAACGAATGGTCCTTCCCATCCCTCTTCTGGAAGCGTGACTCCTACGCAAGCTGCTTCTCGTTCTGCTCCCAAGGCAAATGCTAATTTGATAAATGCGGGTTTGCGAGCCCTCGACAGATCTGGCAAACCTTGTCGAAAATGGGAAAAGAAACCTATTTCTATTCGAAGTGTCTCCGCTACTGTCTGGAAACTTCCAACTTGGTTAGGGACTTCAGATGTAAACGGTTTTGAAACTCCCTCTTCTTCTCCTAGATCGATGACTCAAGATAGTCATCAAGAGCAAAATGAATCAATCCCTGCCAATCCGGAATCTAGCTCTACCGAAGTTGCCTCCCCTACCGAATCAATGGTCAGTTAAATGCAGGGCTTCATACTATCTCGGTTATTt contains:
- the ies4 gene encoding Ino80 complex subunit Ies4 produces the protein MSETLVLHLRLPSERFRDTLDSLKEKDSSRTSSPTQASKTQDKLAQLKKPRAPYGMGPRAIRRREKAEKERQGTTIEETNGPSHPSSGSVTPTQAASRSAPKANANLINAGLRALDRSGKPCRKWEKKPISIRSVSATVWKLPTWLGTSDVNGFETPSSSPRSMTQDSHQEQNESIPANPESSSTEVASPTESMVS
- the sib2 gene encoding ornithine N5 monooxygenase, encoding MTFVKGTEETLDLAIIGFGPASLSLMVALHDHSEKPLRNKKVCVLEKSPLFSWHSGMLIPGSNMQISFVKDLATPRDPTSYFSFLNYLHQNGDERFSSFLNLSTLEPSRYEFHDYLCWAAGHFKDYVQYGANVTKLEYDQSLDLYRITYGDHQKIAKNVIVATGGQANIPKPFSSLQSPQVIHSSGFMFDDSQRKLRSAKHGVLVIGSGQSAAEIWNHSHNIIDSKLPLTLAFRNLSLIPSDSSPFVNSLYFDSHNSHWWYNLPEQTRIQGLRNGHTTNYGVVKEELLEDMYREQYMQKLKYGKACHNFLNATYVDSVEQKQDHILVTLASKLDGIEKKITQKFDVIYLATGYNHASYETILSPIFPHSHDIRIAENYLVENTPSKNSRLFVIGISTYQHGIGETLLSWTAIRAGELASQIFGPSKPTARPFSP